The Spirosoma radiotolerans genome has a window encoding:
- the gcvT gene encoding glycine cleavage system aminomethyltransferase GcvT — MSLKQVPLHHIHQQLGAKIVPFAGFEMPVRYSSDLDEHNTVRNGVGIFDVSHMGEFILKGEGALALIQRVSANDASILFDGKVQYSYLPNGRGGIVDDLLVYRIGELEYMLVVNASNIEKDWNWISQYAPDYDQAGAPLTIVNVSDDMCLFAVQGPLAAKALQSLTNVDLDSMEYYTFEKTDFAGYANVIVSATGYTGAGGFEIYVSNHQAEGVWHAIMQAGAPFGIKPIGLGARDTLRLEMGYNLYGNDITDETSPIEAGLGWVTKFTHDFIDADLLKEQKQQGVPRKLVGFELLERGVPRGHYELADATGAVIGEVTSGTQSPTLGKGVGLGYIQTAFSKPGSEIFVRVRDRLLKAQVIKPPFVKK, encoded by the coding sequence ATGTCGCTTAAGCAAGTCCCACTTCATCACATTCACCAACAGTTAGGTGCGAAAATTGTGCCGTTTGCGGGTTTTGAGATGCCCGTTCGCTACTCCTCCGATCTCGATGAACACAATACCGTCCGCAATGGCGTTGGTATTTTCGACGTGTCGCACATGGGCGAATTCATCCTCAAAGGAGAGGGCGCTCTGGCCCTGATCCAGCGGGTGTCGGCCAACGATGCCAGCATTCTGTTCGATGGCAAAGTGCAATATAGCTACCTGCCAAATGGCCGGGGCGGCATCGTCGACGATCTATTGGTGTATCGGATCGGCGAGCTGGAATATATGCTCGTAGTCAATGCCTCCAATATTGAAAAAGACTGGAACTGGATTAGTCAATACGCGCCTGACTATGACCAGGCAGGCGCACCGCTCACCATAGTGAATGTATCCGATGACATGTGCCTGTTTGCGGTGCAGGGTCCGTTGGCGGCCAAAGCCCTTCAGTCGCTCACAAACGTCGATCTGGACTCGATGGAGTATTACACCTTTGAGAAAACCGATTTTGCCGGTTATGCCAACGTCATCGTATCGGCAACGGGCTATACCGGCGCGGGTGGCTTCGAAATTTACGTATCCAACCACCAGGCCGAAGGCGTTTGGCATGCTATTATGCAGGCTGGTGCGCCGTTTGGCATCAAGCCAATCGGCCTTGGCGCCCGCGATACCCTCCGTCTCGAAATGGGCTATAACCTGTACGGAAACGACATTACCGACGAAACATCGCCCATTGAAGCGGGTTTGGGCTGGGTTACTAAGTTCACGCATGACTTCATTGATGCCGATCTTCTGAAGGAGCAAAAGCAGCAGGGCGTTCCACGTAAACTCGTTGGCTTTGAACTGCTTGAGCGGGGTGTTCCGCGCGGTCATTACGAACTTGCAGATGCTACCGGCGCGGTCATTGGCGAGGTCACGTCGGGTACGCAGTCGCCTACACTGGGCAAAGGCGTTGGCCTGGGTTACATTCAAACCGCGTTTAGTAAGCCAGGTTCCGAGATTTTTGTTAGAGTTCGTGATCGCCTGTTAAAAGCACAGGTCATCAAACCTCCTTTCGTGAAAAAATAA
- a CDS encoding deoxyribose-phosphate aldolase: protein MNHLFPYIERTLLHPGVTIGEQYDALDEVIQLGMAGLTVAPFWVKKFRRELGDTHPAILSTVVGFPFGYQRTEAKQTEIEWALRDGASEIEVVLNTSALFSPSSVWLKIELAKLVALVHAQEKFFTVIMETSLLDQEQMQKTVKLAADAGADFIKNATGALNNAFSLDAAQHFRQLVPKSVGVKIVADNATEPQLEALISAGVERLSIGRL, encoded by the coding sequence ATGAACCACCTTTTCCCGTATATCGAACGAACTTTGCTGCATCCTGGGGTGACCATCGGAGAGCAGTATGACGCACTCGATGAGGTGATCCAGTTAGGCATGGCAGGACTGACGGTTGCGCCCTTTTGGGTGAAGAAGTTCCGGCGCGAATTGGGCGATACTCATCCCGCCATCTTGTCCACCGTCGTCGGATTTCCGTTTGGTTATCAGCGCACTGAAGCCAAGCAAACCGAAATTGAGTGGGCACTGCGCGACGGAGCCAGCGAGATTGAAGTGGTTCTGAATACGTCGGCTCTGTTCTCGCCATCGTCCGTTTGGTTGAAGATCGAACTGGCCAAGCTGGTTGCGCTGGTTCACGCACAGGAAAAGTTTTTTACAGTTATTATGGAAACCTCGCTGCTCGATCAGGAGCAGATGCAAAAGACGGTTAAACTCGCTGCCGATGCCGGGGCTGATTTCATTAAAAATGCGACCGGGGCGCTCAACAATGCGTTTTCGCTTGATGCGGCCCAACACTTTCGCCAGCTTGTTCCTAAATCGGTAGGTGTCAAGATCGTAGCTGACAACGCTACGGAGCCTCAACTGGAAGCCCTGATCTCGGCGGGTGTAGAGCGGTTGTCAATAGGCCGCCTTTAA
- a CDS encoding TonB family protein, protein MKFWLTLSLFLRISWAVAQTTIYQPFEADSAAEPRGGIPFFNTFLQTNLRKPTAAEAKGEGGRVIVSGIVETDGRLTDVKLGKTFRPDCDHEALRVFKLFNAWKPALKGGRPVRQQVTMPITFKPNTPFIYENGTRTDYFDANNKPLPDSSRARYKQVSPIDSIGIPTGDAVVYKASKNSWKEEFRLPLVRKENGFRGKSGKTGYLIGYQNAISQLDGQLISVDDRGALLRQAYFKDGKRVGAELIYYSNGLVAEKIEEFDATTIINSWYMNGQIKQVRTVAKFKPQQVGSPEQVNAYWDSTGHQQIVAGMGRVTYSTRVRSSSDTTQFKLFLEEGAYQNGYKQGVWTGHYEDGSYFYEEQYEKGICQTGKASTMGGAMTHYTVVQQPPEFIGGMQALGQFLSQNLQYPPDAVRARVQGKVFISFVINAEGAVENVRVLKGIGYGADEEALRVVKKTNGHWKPGVQRGRKVNTNYNLPINFNMP, encoded by the coding sequence ATGAAATTCTGGCTTACTTTATCCCTGTTTCTCAGGATCTCATGGGCTGTTGCTCAAACGACCATTTATCAGCCGTTCGAAGCTGATAGTGCGGCCGAACCTCGTGGTGGTATTCCCTTTTTCAACACATTTCTCCAGACGAATCTGCGCAAACCCACAGCGGCCGAAGCAAAAGGGGAAGGTGGGCGCGTGATTGTGAGCGGCATTGTTGAAACCGACGGCCGCCTAACGGATGTAAAGCTTGGCAAAACCTTTCGGCCTGATTGTGACCACGAAGCCTTACGGGTATTCAAGCTGTTTAATGCCTGGAAACCAGCTTTGAAAGGTGGTAGACCAGTCAGACAACAAGTCACTATGCCAATAACATTCAAACCTAATACACCTTTCATCTACGAAAACGGTACGCGAACCGACTATTTCGACGCGAATAACAAACCGCTTCCAGACAGTAGCCGGGCGCGTTATAAACAAGTTTCACCGATTGATTCAATTGGTATTCCTACCGGCGATGCGGTTGTGTACAAAGCCAGTAAGAATTCCTGGAAAGAAGAGTTTCGTCTGCCACTGGTTCGTAAAGAGAATGGCTTTCGGGGAAAGTCGGGGAAGACCGGTTACCTGATTGGCTATCAAAACGCAATTAGTCAACTTGATGGGCAACTAATCAGTGTGGATGATCGCGGGGCGTTACTTAGACAAGCTTATTTCAAGGACGGAAAACGGGTAGGTGCTGAATTGATTTACTATTCGAATGGTCTTGTTGCTGAAAAAATAGAAGAATTCGACGCAACGACTATAATTAATTCCTGGTATATGAACGGGCAAATAAAGCAGGTGCGAACGGTTGCCAAATTTAAGCCCCAGCAAGTTGGTAGCCCGGAACAGGTAAATGCCTATTGGGATAGCACAGGCCACCAGCAAATTGTAGCAGGTATGGGCCGCGTAACGTACAGCACGCGAGTACGGTCATCAAGCGATACGACCCAGTTTAAGCTTTTTCTTGAAGAAGGAGCTTATCAAAATGGATACAAACAGGGCGTTTGGACGGGCCATTATGAGGATGGTTCCTATTTCTACGAAGAGCAGTATGAAAAAGGAATCTGTCAGACAGGTAAAGCCTCAACGATGGGTGGGGCCATGACGCACTATACCGTGGTACAGCAGCCGCCAGAGTTTATTGGGGGTATGCAGGCATTGGGCCAGTTTCTGAGTCAGAATCTACAGTATCCACCAGATGCCGTTCGAGCCCGAGTGCAGGGTAAGGTATTTATCTCGTTTGTGATAAACGCCGAGGGGGCCGTTGAGAATGTTCGCGTCTTAAAAGGAATCGGCTATGGTGCCGATGAAGAAGCCCTGCGTGTTGTGAAGAAGACCAATGGGCATTGGAAACCCGGCGTTCAGCGGGGAAGAAAGGTAAATACAAACTATAATTTGCCGATCAATTTTAACATGCCTTAA
- a CDS encoding pseudouridine synthase: protein MSQDSEQNDRGGRPNRDGDPQRRDGRSFGRRDDARSSGPTGSRTNSDRSDDRPRFSRDNNDRPKFNRPADGDRPRFNRDDRNSGPRSTDSRDSGSSSRPFRPAGSRDNNRNDGPRNDGPRNDGPRFDRGQNDRPKFNRPADGDRPRFSRDNDRSTFNRPADSDRTGGSSRDNDRPKFNRPNDGDRPRFNRDDRTYRPASAGPRSDKPAGTPRFNREDRPDQRNRDTDSPRFSNDRSRSNDRFGSERPKREDRPDGDRPRINRSDSSRSNDRRSDSRSTGSSRFSRDGGSARPDKPAFKRVGGFSREADERNRFGSADQERNNRRNDGPRNDGPRNDWDTESRFTGKQRKESGDRRTGNYTKAPDYNLEQTRAADTFKRSRSDDKRQSDHNDGPGTTRLNRYIANSGVCSRREADELIARGDISVNGKVVTEMGYKVKEGDTVKYGTKVLNPERFVYVLLNKPKDYITTTEDPEERKTVMELVADAGNFRMYPVGRLDRNTTGLLLVTNDGELADKLTHPSNNIRKIYQVELDKPITEEHLNAIKQGIELEDGPIKPDAVSIVTPDAYVVGIEIHSGRNRIVRRIFESLGYEVTKLDRTTYAGLTKKELPRGKWRFLDPKEVVKLKYLNA from the coding sequence ATGAGTCAAGATTCAGAACAGAACGATCGGGGAGGCAGACCAAACCGTGATGGTGATCCGCAACGGCGGGACGGTCGTTCATTCGGGCGTCGGGATGACGCCCGCTCCAGTGGTCCAACGGGATCACGCACAAATTCGGACCGGAGTGATGATCGCCCCCGGTTTAGTCGGGACAACAACGACCGCCCGAAATTCAATCGCCCTGCTGATGGCGATCGGCCCCGCTTTAATCGAGACGACCGCAACAGTGGACCACGTAGTACCGATTCGCGCGACTCCGGATCATCCAGCCGACCTTTCCGGCCAGCCGGATCACGCGATAATAACCGTAATGACGGACCACGTAATGACGGACCACGTAATGACGGACCACGCTTTGATCGTGGTCAGAATGATCGCCCAAAATTTAACCGTCCTGCCGATGGTGACCGCCCTCGGTTTAGTCGGGATAATGACCGTTCTACGTTTAATCGGCCTGCTGACAGTGATCGCACGGGAGGTAGTAGCCGGGATAATGACCGCCCAAAATTCAATCGGCCTAATGATGGCGATCGGCCTCGCTTTAACCGGGACGACCGCACCTATCGGCCAGCCAGTGCCGGACCGCGCAGCGATAAGCCCGCCGGTACACCACGCTTCAACCGGGAAGATCGTCCGGACCAACGTAACCGGGATACAGACTCTCCGCGTTTTTCAAATGATCGGAGCCGTAGCAATGATCGTTTCGGCAGCGAGCGTCCGAAACGGGAAGATCGTCCAGATGGGGATCGCCCACGCATAAATCGGAGTGATTCTTCTCGTTCGAATGACCGTAGAAGCGATTCCCGCAGTACGGGTTCGTCCCGTTTTTCGCGCGATGGCGGATCGGCCAGACCTGATAAACCAGCTTTCAAGCGGGTGGGTGGTTTCAGCCGCGAAGCCGATGAACGAAATCGATTTGGCAGCGCCGATCAGGAGCGGAATAATCGCCGTAATGACGGACCACGTAATGACGGACCACGTAATGATTGGGATACCGAAAGCCGGTTTACGGGTAAGCAACGGAAAGAATCTGGTGATCGGCGCACGGGCAATTACACGAAAGCCCCCGATTATAATCTGGAGCAGACCCGCGCTGCCGACACGTTTAAACGGAGTCGGTCAGATGACAAACGCCAGTCAGATCATAACGACGGACCAGGAACGACTCGTCTGAATCGGTATATCGCCAATTCGGGTGTTTGTTCCCGCCGGGAAGCTGATGAACTCATTGCCCGAGGTGATATTTCAGTAAACGGCAAAGTGGTAACTGAGATGGGTTATAAGGTGAAAGAAGGCGATACGGTTAAGTATGGTACGAAGGTGCTGAATCCTGAGCGGTTCGTGTATGTACTGCTGAATAAACCGAAAGATTACATTACGACGACCGAAGATCCCGAAGAGCGCAAAACCGTAATGGAGTTAGTAGCTGATGCGGGCAACTTCCGGATGTATCCGGTCGGGCGCCTGGACCGCAACACAACGGGTCTCTTGCTGGTAACCAATGACGGTGAACTGGCCGATAAACTGACGCACCCATCGAACAACATCCGTAAAATCTACCAGGTTGAGTTGGATAAACCCATCACGGAGGAGCACCTGAATGCCATCAAGCAAGGCATTGAACTGGAAGATGGCCCGATTAAGCCCGATGCAGTAAGTATTGTCACGCCTGATGCCTATGTCGTGGGGATTGAAATTCATTCGGGTCGTAACCGTATTGTGCGCCGGATATTCGAAAGCCTTGGTTATGAAGTAACTAAGCTCGATCGTACAACCTATGCCGGTTTGACCAAGAAAGAGTTGCCCCGTGGTAAATGGCGCTTCCTCGATCCGAAGGAGGTTGTAAAGCTGAAGTACCTGAACGCATAA
- a CDS encoding acetoacetate--CoA ligase: protein MSRPTLTPLYTPTRNAIGQSLLKRYMDWLFVKKGLYFRDYDDLWDWSVTDLEDFWESIWQFFDVQSHTPYHQVIFRPNREDMIGVSWFSEATLNYAEHIFRHRSPQRPAILFSSERQPAVTSLSWETLERQVAAMAAFLRQQRVGVGDRVVAVLPNGPEAIIAFLATNAIGAVWSSCSPDFGTSGVIDRFQQIEPKLLIAADGYSYNGKAIDKTESIRELRAQLPTLQHVIWVPYLDQESELRGTTNWHDALETPAPDGLTFEPVPFDHPIWILYSSGTTGKPKAITHSVGGCLLEHMKALGLHQDVRMGERYFWYSTTGWMMWNYAVGSMLVGATLVLYDGAPGYPNQNILWKLADTARINHFGGGAAYYLACLRAGLRPIDTVNLSHLRTIGSTGSPLPPEGFRWIYESVKPTVWLISLSGGTDVCSGFVGGNPLLPVYEGEIQSRLLGCKVEAFDENAQPVRGALGEMVILEPMPSMPIYFWNDRHNEQYRKSYFDVYPGIWRHGDYIRITERNGVIIYGRSDATLNRDGIRIGTSEIYSAVESLPEVADSLIVGLEQPGGKYFMPLFVVLRDGFSLTDDLIAHIKQSLRNQFSPRHVPDAIYAITDVPYTISGKKLETPVKKILSGMDTSLATSKDTVRNPASLEQFMRFTK from the coding sequence ATGTCCCGACCCACTTTAACGCCACTCTACACACCCACCAGAAACGCTATCGGACAGTCGCTTTTAAAACGATACATGGACTGGCTTTTCGTAAAAAAAGGTCTTTATTTTCGGGATTACGACGATTTGTGGGACTGGTCGGTAACGGATCTGGAAGATTTCTGGGAAAGCATCTGGCAGTTTTTTGATGTCCAAAGCCATACACCCTATCATCAGGTAATTTTCAGGCCAAACCGGGAAGATATGATTGGCGTCAGCTGGTTTTCGGAAGCAACGCTGAATTATGCCGAGCATATTTTTCGTCACCGAAGCCCCCAGCGTCCGGCCATTCTTTTTTCTTCGGAGCGACAACCCGCCGTAACCAGCTTATCCTGGGAAACGCTGGAACGGCAGGTAGCGGCCATGGCTGCTTTTCTGCGCCAACAGCGCGTAGGCGTTGGTGACCGCGTGGTAGCGGTATTGCCAAATGGACCCGAGGCCATTATCGCCTTTCTGGCCACAAACGCCATTGGGGCCGTCTGGTCGAGCTGTTCGCCCGATTTCGGTACATCGGGTGTCATTGACCGGTTTCAGCAGATCGAACCCAAACTGTTGATTGCGGCCGACGGCTATAGTTACAACGGCAAAGCGATTGACAAGACCGAATCCATTCGGGAGCTTCGCGCTCAATTGCCAACACTTCAACATGTGATTTGGGTACCTTACCTCGATCAGGAAAGTGAGCTAAGGGGTACAACAAATTGGCACGACGCTCTGGAAACTCCCGCACCCGATGGCCTGACGTTTGAACCGGTTCCATTCGACCATCCAATTTGGATCCTTTACTCATCAGGTACCACCGGTAAACCGAAAGCCATTACACATAGCGTTGGTGGCTGTTTACTCGAACACATGAAAGCGTTGGGGCTGCATCAGGATGTCCGCATGGGTGAGCGCTATTTCTGGTATTCCACCACTGGCTGGATGATGTGGAATTACGCCGTTGGCTCCATGCTCGTTGGGGCCACCCTTGTGTTGTACGACGGAGCGCCGGGTTACCCCAATCAGAATATACTTTGGAAACTGGCCGATACGGCCCGAATCAATCATTTTGGTGGTGGGGCAGCCTATTATCTGGCTTGTTTACGAGCGGGATTACGGCCCATCGACACTGTAAACCTAAGCCATTTACGAACGATCGGCTCAACAGGTTCGCCCCTGCCGCCCGAAGGTTTTCGCTGGATTTACGAATCCGTAAAGCCAACCGTCTGGTTAATTTCGCTGAGTGGCGGCACCGATGTATGCAGCGGTTTTGTGGGCGGCAACCCGCTTCTGCCCGTCTATGAAGGCGAGATTCAGTCGCGGCTGTTAGGGTGCAAAGTAGAGGCCTTTGATGAGAATGCCCAACCGGTTCGGGGTGCGTTGGGCGAAATGGTTATTCTGGAGCCAATGCCCTCCATGCCTATTTACTTCTGGAATGACCGCCACAATGAGCAATACCGAAAAAGCTATTTCGATGTGTATCCAGGCATTTGGCGACACGGCGACTATATCCGCATCACGGAACGCAACGGCGTCATTATTTACGGCCGCTCCGATGCCACACTCAACCGCGATGGTATTCGAATTGGCACCAGCGAGATTTATAGCGCAGTCGAAAGCCTACCCGAAGTAGCCGATAGTTTAATTGTGGGATTGGAGCAGCCCGGCGGGAAATACTTTATGCCCTTGTTTGTGGTTCTGCGTGACGGCTTTTCATTGACTGACGACTTGATTGCCCATATAAAGCAATCGTTACGGAATCAATTCAGCCCGCGGCATGTACCCGATGCAATCTATGCCATCACCGATGTGCCCTATACCATCAGCGGCAAGAAACTTGAAACACCGGTTAAGAAAATCCTGTCTGGCATGGATACCTCGCTGGCCACCAGTAAAGACACGGTCCGGAATCCAGCCTCATTGGAACAGTTTATGCGTTTTACGAAATGA
- a CDS encoding 2-phosphosulfolactate phosphatase: protein MKQIDVCLTPDLLHLHKVENTIVVVADVFRATSCMVTAFAYGVNSIIPVATIEECQLYQERGYLAAAERNARKVDGFELDNSPFTYMDERIRGANVAMTTTNGTLAITKSRSAVKVLVGSFLNLDAVVQFLKTERYDVMVLCAGWKGRVNMEDTLFAGALVERLKDSYAMAEDSAIMAWRLYCQGKDNLPSYLSSSSHIQRLQRLGIQKDITYCLQHDLYDVVPVLRGNALVSMQI, encoded by the coding sequence ATGAAACAAATTGATGTTTGCTTAACGCCTGATTTACTGCACCTGCACAAGGTTGAAAATACGATTGTCGTTGTTGCCGATGTGTTTCGGGCGACTTCGTGCATGGTGACTGCGTTTGCCTATGGTGTCAACAGCATTATTCCTGTTGCTACTATCGAGGAGTGTCAACTGTATCAGGAGCGTGGGTACCTGGCCGCTGCCGAACGAAACGCCCGAAAGGTCGACGGGTTTGAGTTGGATAATTCGCCGTTCACCTACATGGACGAACGAATTCGGGGGGCTAATGTGGCCATGACAACCACCAATGGCACGCTGGCGATTACCAAGTCACGCTCGGCAGTGAAAGTGCTTGTCGGATCGTTCCTGAATTTAGATGCGGTCGTTCAGTTCCTGAAAACGGAGCGCTATGACGTCATGGTGTTATGTGCCGGCTGGAAAGGACGTGTCAATATGGAAGACACGCTCTTTGCGGGTGCGCTGGTCGAACGCCTAAAAGATAGCTATGCCATGGCCGAGGATAGCGCTATTATGGCATGGCGGCTTTACTGCCAGGGGAAAGATAACCTGCCAAGTTATCTGTCCAGTTCGTCGCATATTCAGCGGCTTCAACGGCTGGGTATACAGAAGGACATAACGTATTGCCTGCAGCATGACCTTTACGACGTTGTTCCGGTGTTAAGGGGCAATGCGCTGGTGAGTATGCAGATCTAA